A single genomic interval of Cucumis sativus cultivar 9930 chromosome 7, Cucumber_9930_V3, whole genome shotgun sequence harbors:
- the LOC101211536 gene encoding uncharacterized protein LOC101211536: MSSSRDRDDPLSFAPTNPSSSSSPVSVSDPRDSFLSDPTTHIGSASSSFQNEGLLSDFSPNISDAEFGFSRPEFRQTPLAATVDFYERHVFLCYKNPQVWPPRIEAAEFDRLPRLLSAAVMSRKADMTKETRLTICEGHDGTETSNGDVLIFPDMIRYRRLTHFDVDTFVEEVLVKNSEWQPGSPEALKGSYVFVCCHGSRDRRCGVCGPTLVSRFRDEIKSLGLQNVSVSPCSHIGGHKYAGNVIIYGSNANGEVTGHWYGYVAPEDVFLLLQHHIVKGKIVDELWRGQMGLSEQEQMLSLELRLRVISGTNGHKNKEELAQIEANDSNSDPYRSRAEVAACCQEDADGYSSCCQNPKLSRTVIDSDTDNLSPNTVTAKGNRKLTSRSNSCKSFSRKVCAMPTWLESWEREDTYAVAAVICAAVSVAFAYRCYKQL, translated from the exons ATGTCTAGCAGCAGAGACAGAGACGACCCTCTTTCCTTCGCCCCCACAaacccatcttcttcttcttcccctgTCTCCGTTTCTGACCCTCGTGATAGTTTTCTCTCTGACCCAACTACCCACATCGGAAGTGCCTCCAGTAGCTTCCAGAATGAGGGTCTTCTCTCCGATTTCAGTCCCAACATCAGCGATGCCGAGTTTGGATTCTCTCGCCCTGAGTTCCGCCAGACCCCACTTGCTGCGACTGTCGATTTCTATGAACGTCATGTGTTTCTTTGTTACAAAAATCCCCAGGTCTGGCCTCCTAGGATTGAGGCTGCTGAGTTCGATCGCCTCCCTAGGCTGCTCTCTGCGGCTGTAATGTCGAGGAAGGCTGATATGACGAAAGAA ACTCGCTTAACCATATGTGAGGGGCATGATGGAACGGAGACATCGAATGGGGATGTTTTAATCTTCCCAGACATGATAAGATATAG GAGGTTGACCCATTTTGATGTTGACACATTTGTTGAAGAAGTGCTTGTGAAGAACAGCGAGTGGCAGCCTGGATCTCCTGAAGCACTGAAGGGATCATATGTTTTCGTATGTTGTCATGGGTCCCGAGATCGTCGGTGTGGCGTTTGTGGTCCTACCTTGGTCAGTCGGTTCCGCGATGAGATAAAATCTCTAGGTCTTCAAAATGTATCTGTTAGCCCATGCTCGCATATTGGAGGCCACAAGTATGCAGGAAATGTGATTATATATGGATCAAATGCCAATGGAGAAGTCACTGGGCATTG GTATGGATATGTTGCCCCTGAAGATGTATTTTTATTGCTTCAGCACCATATCGTGAAAGGGAAGATTGTAGATGAACTTTGGAG GGGCCAGATGGGTTTATCAGAGCAAGAACAGATGCTAAGCCTTGAACTGAGACTTCGTGTAATCAGTGGGACAAATGGGCATAAAAACAAGGAAGAGCTGGCACAAATCGAGGCCAATGATTCAAACTCCGATCCCTATAGATCTCGGGCTGAGGTTGCGGCCTGCTGTCAGGAAGATGCAGATGGTTATTCCTCTTGCTGTCAGAATCCCAAACTATCAAGAACAGTAATTGATTCAGATACAGACAACCTTTCTCCAAATACTGTTACTGCAAAGGGCAACAGAAAACTAACTTCACGAAGCAATAGCTGCAAATCATTTTCCCGTAAGGTTTGCGCAATGCCAACATGGCTCGAGAGCTGGGAGCGTGAAGACACATATGCTGTTGCTGCTGTTATCTGTGCTGCTGTGTCGGTTGCCTTTGCTTATCGGTGCTACAAGCAGCTGTAA